The nucleotide window AAATGGAGTTCATCCACAAAAAGTTTTGAATTATCTCTACAAACACACTCAACTTGAAAATACATTTCACTTCAACTTAGTCGCTCTAGTCGATGGTATTCCTCAGACTTTGGCGCTAAAAACATTTTTATCTGAATTCGTATCTCATCGAAACGAAGTAGTTCGTCGTAGAACTATATACGATCTACGCAAGGCCGAGGAAAGAGAGCATATACTTCTAGGTTTGAAGAAGGCGCTTGATCATATTGATAAAGTTATCTCTGTTATCCGTGCATCAAAAGATACTGCTGTTGCAAAGGCTAATTTGATGAAAGAATTTAAGTTTACTGAAATCCAAGCAACTGCAATTTTGGAAATGAAACTCCAGAAACTTGCTGGTCTTGAACGTAAAAATGTTGAACTTGAGTTAAAAGAGAAGCAAGAATTGATTGCCTTCTTGAAGGATTTGCTAGCTCATCCAAAGAAAATTCTCAAAGTTATTTCTGACGAGTTAGTAGAAATAAAATCAAAATATAACGACGATCGTCGTACAAAGATTGTCAAAGGTGGAGTAAAAATGATAAATGACGAGGATCTTATTCCTGAAAAAGAGTCTGTTCTTGTCTACACGGCTGGTGGTTATGTAAAACGTACAGATCCAATTGAATACCGAGCACAGAAACGTGGCGGTGTTGGTGTTGTAGATCTAGAAACAAAAGAAGAGGATTTTATAACTCAGCTTCTAAATGCAAACACACATAGTGACCTGCTATTCTTTACTAATCTAGGTAAGGCTTATCAGATAAAGATGTACGACATACCAGAAGGTAAGCGTGCTACAAAAGGAAAATCTATAATGAACTTCCTCGCACTAGGAACAGATGAACAAGTTATGTCTATTTTGCCTGTTTCAAAAGAAAAGAAAGCAAAAGAACAATACCTGATGCTTGTAACTGAAAATGGTACTGCAAAGAAGATGGCATATTCTCACTTCAAAGACGTTCGCAGAAGTGGCTTGATTGCTATAAAGCTCGATAAAGATGATTCTCTAAAGTCTGCAAAGTTGGTAGAAAAAGGTGACGATATGATGCTTGTTACAGCCGACGGTCAGTCTATTCGATTCAAAGAAAGTGATATTCGTGAAATGGGGCGCACAGCAGGTGGTGTACGTGCAATGAAAGTTGATAAAGGCGATTCAATAATCGGCGTAGATGTAGTATCAAAAGATTCTAGTACTTCTGTATTGCTTACAATGAGTTCAAATGGTCTTGGTAAATGTACTAAACTAACAGAATATAAAGTTCAGAAACGTGGAGGTTCAGGTATAAAGACTGCAAAAGTTACAACCAAAACAGGAAAGCTAATCGTAGCAAAAGTTGTTACTGACGAAGAAGAGCTAATCTCTATGTCTAAAAAAGGTCAAGTTATAAGAGTTGAATTGAAATCAGTTCCAAGACTCGGTCGCGACACCCAAGGAGTTACTATTATGAAACTTAGAGCGGGGGACGGCATAGCATCTCTCACATGTTTTTAAAATTATGGATATAGACTTTGGAGTTCCAGCAAGCAATTTAAAACAATTTGGTTTAGGGAGCACTCTACATGTTGCTGATTTAGGTGCAGGTTCTGGGCATTACACAAGAGCTTTGTCTGGCATGCTTAGTGAAGGTAAAGTTTATGCTATAGAAGTTCAAAAAGAGATACTAGAGCGTTTAAAGAATGATCTCTCTCGTGAAGGTAAAACAAACGTAGAATATATCTGGGCAAATATAGAAAAAATGGGTGGTACAAAATTGGCTGACAATTCTCTTGATGCAGTTGTAATTTCTAATGTATTTTTTCAAATTGAAGATAAAGTAACTTTCATAAAAGAAGTTAAAAGAATTCTTAAGCCAAAAGGTAGAATACTTTTGATAGATTGGTCAGGCTCGTTTGGTGGCATGGGTCCAACAAGTGAATCTGTTGTTACAGAAGATAGTGCGCGAAGCTTGTTTGAAAACAATGGTTTTGTTTTTGAAAAAAATATAAACGCTGGAGCAAATCACTGGGGGATGGTTTTGGTGAAATAGTCGCTTCGTTAGAAAAAACCACAAGATTTCTTTGCACAAAAAACCTTAAAGGGTATAATTAAACTACTAATGTCGAATTTTCAAATTGCGCTTTCAGTAATATTTGGTTTTGCTTTTTTGCTAGCCGTAGCAATATTTTCTGGTTTCATAAAAATTCCAGATAGAAATGCTGGTGGAATTGAAGGTGCGACTGGTCAGGTTGTAATGTGGGGAACTATTGATGATGGGGCTTTTAGAGATACGATAGAAGATTTCAATAGAAACAAAGATTACTCACTGCGCTATATAGAAAAGAAGTCTTCAACTTTCGATGCAGAGCTAATAGAAGCATTGGCTAGCGGTAAAGGCCCAGATCTTGTGCTTGTTTCGCAAGATATGTTATGGAAATATAAAAACAAAGCTTACGTAATACCTTATGAAGGGTATAGTGAGCGTGTCTTTTTAGATACTTTTATTCCCGAGTCTGAAATATATTTGGTAAAAGAGGGAATACTCGCTCTACCTTTTACTGTTGATCCACTGGTCCTCTATTACAATAAAAATACTTTTACATCTACTGGGATAGTCTCCTATCCAAAGACTTGGACTGAACTTGTAAATATTGTTCCGCTTCTTGTTGAGAAAGATGCTAGTGGAAATATAATTCGTGGAGCTATAGGTATGGGATCTTTTACAAATGTTACTCATGCAAAAGAAATACTCGCTACACTTTTTTTACAATCAGGTGTTGATATTACATCATACGACCGTACTACTGGGGAACTAGACGCAGCTATAAAATCTACATCAAATAATTCATCAGTTGCAGAACAAGTAACAGAATTTTTCACAAATTTCACAGATCCAGTATTGTCTACTTACACATGGAATACTGCTCTCCCAGAATCTCGTGATGCATTTATAGCGGGCGACCTGGCTATGTATATAGGATATGCTAGTGAGGTGGAAAGTATCAGGGCAAAAAATCCAAATCTAGATTTTGATGTTGCTCCGATTCCGCAATTGGACAATACAAAGACTAAGGTCACTTTTGGTGATATGAAGGGAATTATGATAATGAATGCTTCTAAAAACCGAAACACAGCATATGTTGTCTCAGCATTGCTGTCAGGCAATGAATTCCTGTCTTCTTTTACCCCAAACCTAAATCTTCCGCCGGTTCGCAGAGACTTGCTTGCTAGTAGACCAACAGACCCAATACTTTCCATATTCTATACAGAGGCTCTTATATCTCGTGGTTGGATTGATCCATCTAGTATAAAGACAACAGACATACTTAGTCGTCTAACTTCTGGAATCTACGAACCATACCAAGCAGTTTCTCTTGCTAACGAAGAATTATCTTTATTTATAAATAGCGGAATATAATTTTATGAAAAAAATACCTTCTATATTTTCTGGTTTACTAATATTTTCATTTATATTTATATTTAGTTCTGTGCTTTCTCCTGATTTTGCATCAGCCGAATCTTTGATTCCATGTGACGGTGGTCCTACAAATGGATGTGACTTCAACGATCTTATGGCTTTGGTAAACAATGTGATCAACTTTTTGATATTTGACCTCGCACTACCTATTGCGGCTGTGGTTATAGCTTATGCTGGTTTCTTATTTCTCACTAGTGGAGATGAGCCAGGCAAGCGCACAAAGGCAAAGAACATGCTTGTGAATATAGTTATAGGTTTGGTACTTGCACTTGCGAGTTGGCTTATAGTGCAAACAATACTTTTATCACTCGGCTATGATGGACCACTCTTTCTTAGTAACGATTAGTAATATATAATTTTAAATATGAAAAAGAAGATTTTTGTTTCTATAATTTCTCTGAGTTTCTTGTTTGCTTTCTTTCCAAGTATCAATGTTTACGCTGCGTGTCCGCCAAATTGTGATACAGGCGATATAACTGCAGGGGGAGATGGGGATATAACTGCTGGTGGTGACGGTACTGGTAC belongs to Candidatus Nomurabacteria bacterium and includes:
- the gyrA gene encoding DNA gyrase subunit A produces the protein MPKPKAKENTAPIGEPRQNVVPINITTEMKDSYISYAMSVITARALPDIRDGLKPVHRRILYSMYENGHTSSAKTVKSARIVGDVLGKYHPHGDSSVYDAMVQMAQEFSTRYPLVIGQGNFGTIDGDGAAAMRYTEAKMSKVASELLRDLDKETVDWSPNYDNTRKEPKVLPTAVPNLLLNGTLGIAVGMATNIPPHNLGEVIDATLHLIDNPDATTDDLLGFIQGPDFPTGGIAFGAKDMLHAYATGRGGVVCRGEAEIAEQKSGLAQIIITSIPYRVNKQDLVVAIANLVQEKKLEGIKGLRDESTKDIRVVIDLKNGVHPQKVLNYLYKHTQLENTFHFNLVALVDGIPQTLALKTFLSEFVSHRNEVVRRRTIYDLRKAEEREHILLGLKKALDHIDKVISVIRASKDTAVAKANLMKEFKFTEIQATAILEMKLQKLAGLERKNVELELKEKQELIAFLKDLLAHPKKILKVISDELVEIKSKYNDDRRTKIVKGGVKMINDEDLIPEKESVLVYTAGGYVKRTDPIEYRAQKRGGVGVVDLETKEEDFITQLLNANTHSDLLFFTNLGKAYQIKMYDIPEGKRATKGKSIMNFLALGTDEQVMSILPVSKEKKAKEQYLMLVTENGTAKKMAYSHFKDVRRSGLIAIKLDKDDSLKSAKLVEKGDDMMLVTADGQSIRFKESDIREMGRTAGGVRAMKVDKGDSIIGVDVVSKDSSTSVLLTMSSNGLGKCTKLTEYKVQKRGGSGIKTAKVTTKTGKLIVAKVVTDEEELISMSKKGQVIRVELKSVPRLGRDTQGVTIMKLRAGDGIASLTCF
- a CDS encoding class I SAM-dependent methyltransferase, giving the protein MDIDFGVPASNLKQFGLGSTLHVADLGAGSGHYTRALSGMLSEGKVYAIEVQKEILERLKNDLSREGKTNVEYIWANIEKMGGTKLADNSLDAVVISNVFFQIEDKVTFIKEVKRILKPKGRILLIDWSGSFGGMGPTSESVVTEDSARSLFENNGFVFEKNINAGANHWGMVLVK
- a CDS encoding extracellular solute-binding protein: MSNFQIALSVIFGFAFLLAVAIFSGFIKIPDRNAGGIEGATGQVVMWGTIDDGAFRDTIEDFNRNKDYSLRYIEKKSSTFDAELIEALASGKGPDLVLVSQDMLWKYKNKAYVIPYEGYSERVFLDTFIPESEIYLVKEGILALPFTVDPLVLYYNKNTFTSTGIVSYPKTWTELVNIVPLLVEKDASGNIIRGAIGMGSFTNVTHAKEILATLFLQSGVDITSYDRTTGELDAAIKSTSNNSSVAEQVTEFFTNFTDPVLSTYTWNTALPESRDAFIAGDLAMYIGYASEVESIRAKNPNLDFDVAPIPQLDNTKTKVTFGDMKGIMIMNASKNRNTAYVVSALLSGNEFLSSFTPNLNLPPVRRDLLASRPTDPILSIFYTEALISRGWIDPSSIKTTDILSRLTSGIYEPYQAVSLANEELSLFINSGI
- a CDS encoding TrbC/VirB2 family protein gives rise to the protein MKKIPSIFSGLLIFSFIFIFSSVLSPDFASAESLIPCDGGPTNGCDFNDLMALVNNVINFLIFDLALPIAAVVIAYAGFLFLTSGDEPGKRTKAKNMLVNIVIGLVLALASWLIVQTILLSLGYDGPLFLSND